ACGTTCAGATATAGGAATGCACTGCTGAAATACagcgccattttttttttttaacaacatgCATGGCAAGAATCTAAAACCGACCAAACCCAAGCGAACCTCGATCTTTGTTTCGTATCGAGTTTGTAGTTTGGTTTCTGTAATGAATTATGTTTCTGGCCTCAGTTCGCGTGAGGAATGGGTATTTTTAAGAGAAAGGTATCCTCCCCCCGCTCCGGATTTTCCCGCccccataaaaaaaaagaaagaaatttatcaaTTCACGTGATTTACTAGTGGCATTTATTTCATAGTTGACGTTATGCATATTCTGTAAAAGAACTACACGTTTCTAAGATTGAACATGTGTTACTgttgaaacaatttcaattcTTTAACCATTTAAACATGTCTCTTGACCTCCAAAGGAAAGACGAATAAAGTGTACTTCGCCCTTTCTTAGTCGAAAACACCTTTGCAGAGAAAGCGCTTTCTGCTCAATCTAATCATATAATTTACGTTCTTCAAATCTTAACAGTCAGTGTTCTTTGATAACAAATTAACTCATCATTtgcgttttctttttccatatcTATAGGCTCTTAACAGCGCGATAAGAAATAAAAGcataaattttaactttatgACTGGGAAATGAGAAAAATCTATCTTTTCACTAACTTTTTGTGAAGAgtgatttaaaaactttgtaagGACCATTTCTGTGAGCAGAAACTGAGACAACAAAAGCAATATTAGGAATGAGGGGTATAGTTCGTTTTCTTCATCTCAGCATTTTCTATCTGACAGAAAGTGTAGATGATCAATTACTTGGTCTTTTTTTCAAGCCAAACGaatattttgtggttttccatcaagttaaaatattaaatttggCCGTCGCATgcacaaaaatttatattgactttgagacaaaaaaaatggccTTAATTTTAACTATCGTTTGTGCTCAAATCTAATGCGCTTTAAATCTTAACATAAAAGTTACAGAAAAGCGGTTAAAAGGTTTTTTCGCATAAAATTCCCAGTCAGTTAACGctaatttttatatttagtgTTTGCTTGTCTACGAAAGTCGTCGTATGAATCGTTGCCTCTGTTTTGCCATCAGTGAGTTTCTTACATTCGACGAAACACTCCTACTTGGGCACCGCAAGAGGGACAAATGTGTATCACATCTTTCATGGGATCACAACAAAATGGGATCAAACAGCAACCAAGATCACATCTgcaatataaataaaataggGTCAGTCTTGAAAAAGAATTCTCGTCTATCCCGTCTGAGATGAACTTTCAACGTTCAGTGTTTTGCGAAAAAAATAAGTTGTATTTTTTGATTAAACGAGGTGAGAAAATTCACTAAATTATTTGAcgaatgtttattttttacgaCAAACACGCATCACGCTTTTAATCTGACGCTTTTGTGAAATTAATAAGACTTGATATCAAATAAGAGTGACACAGTTTTATCCATTCATATAACCGGGTCGATAGAATAAAAGTCGGTTTAAATATTATCGCAAACGAAAGGAACAAGGGCCAAAACTGACTAATGATCGGAAAAAGGCTTTGAAGCGCACGGAAAAACGAATGAATAATCGGGAAAGACGGAGAGACGAACGAACAAGATTGGAAAATTTATATTCTGAAAATACCACCGCTAACGGAACGGGAGTGAAAGTTTATTATagacaaaactaaaataaagtGAGAATTTGAAGGAACATATGCAGAATTATTTCAAGTGTTTAAAAACTTGACGTTTTCCCGTGTGTGTATAATACTTTTTTACTTATGGTATCTTCGTTATCAACGGTATATTGTGTAACCTCAAAGATTGCATTTCGACTGAGTctcgtaaaaccaaaatcaatgaaaacaaaacggCCATTgagacaaaaggaaaatacttcaaGAGCCAGATGagaaataatttcaataatGAGCAAACTGTCTGCAGCGTGGGAAAACACGAGTGTCCAAGTCgagtttaattttgttcttaGACCTGACTGGTTGAGGAAATTTGACACTTACTCTGAGTCCATCAGGGAAGAACGTCACGCAAACTTGCTAAATTCCAGATTGCTTTCGAACTGTTGAAAATTGTCCTTTTAATCACTTTCGCGTGAGTTCTAAAActttaataatattttattctattttcttAAATTGTGAGTGattttctattcatttatttacttccAGCGGCGGTTTTTGTGTCGGTCTTGTGGAAAACAATCGGAAAAGACTTCCATCGGTCCAAAGCACTCTATAATCGTTCGTCAAAAAGGTTCGCGGGTCAATAACTTTGctgttgatttttttgattgtttgaaaattgcttAGTACTATCAATACTTTTGGACCAGTCTTTGTAATTCAAAACTCGCCTTGCCAATGTAATTAACCACCAGAGACTTTATTAAATTCGTTGAGATTCGCGTTTCGACGTTTTGACAATCTGATAGCTAAGTTCTCTGACAGAGAAATGCGATATTTACGGGCAGTCAAGTCAGAAACACGTCAAAATGAATAAAGCCTACGTGCAACTTGTATTCTTAATACGCATCCGACAGGTCGCGACATTGATTCTAGCGACTACAACCTTAAATTAACTTCAGACCATTAAATATTAAAACTTTTAAGCTGATATAAATGCAAACTATTTAGGCAGCTTTATCACCAGTGTATAAATTTCAATAATGAGAAATCTGGTTTGTTTAATTTATCTAGCATTCGGATTATTTCGTCAAATTTTCTAAACTTTGGCTGATGAATGATGAATGGATAttattttggatattttttacgaagtaaaaatatataaaatcaGTCTGAAAACTCTAACGATTTCGAGAACGAGtgaaattctaaaaaaaacGTGTTTAATCACAATGCAACACAGCCAAGAGTTCAAAATTTATGAGAATTCAATTCCATTCCTCGTCCATTTAACATTTGTAGAGGAAGACCGCTTGTTAGTTTAAAAGATTCTGAGAAAATTGCGATTGGGATCGTTTAAATCCGTTCCTGTGAAATTGATACAGTCATAATAATGGTCTGTAAATTCATGTCCATGCATGTAAAACCGCaatgttttaaaaacctttgcacAAAGTGAAACGTTCAAAATTGTGTTATTCATTCCACACAAATCgcttttaattatttattaatatttcgAAAGTGGGATAGGTTAGCGAAAGGAAACGAAAGAAAGGTGTTTAGTTCTCACTTACCCAACAACACACAATCCGAGGCAGGCAAGCCAAGTTAAAGTTCCCGTCACATAGGTCGTCGCTGTTACAATGCTCTGTTTGCAGGCAGGACATGACATTGCCACCGGTGACTCACCGAAGCCGATCGCAGAAATTGCAACAGCCGTCGGTTGCTGATGAATAATGGTGGTCGTTGTTGCTGTGCCAGGGTAGCCGGGTTGAGCTGCATAACCTGGGTAGCCGGGAGGAGCGGGCGGCGGATACGCTGGCTGCGTAGGGCCTCCATAGGCTGGAGGAGGGTACTCTGCTCCCGGCGGAGGTTGCTGTTGCGGGTACGGCGAAGGTTTATTATCAGCCATGTTGTTTCGCTGTTATTGTTACGCGATGAAGCATTAAGAAAactcgtgatgttttgagaGGCTTTCTAGTGACGTAGATCCTTGTTGCCAAGGATGTGCAGAATGTTTGATTATACTACAATGATACGACATTTGCACCTGCAAAAtcccaaattaaaaaaagaagtggTCTACTGTAAAAGACCGGtataatttcaaaattctttttttttcggtcattgttttgaaatctttacaAAACTTCCTGTTAAACACCAGCAAAATAAACCTGTATAAAGAGACAGAAGCCCTATTTTCGCTCAAGCCGGTGAAACGTGTCTTTAATTATTCACATCAATCATCTTTGTATAACCGACCTGCGAAAAATGACAAGCATATTATCATTTCGCTGGACAAGTGCAAAATTTGTGATTCATCACTGAAATCACAATAAACGTGGGAAGGaacgtcaaaaaaaaaaaaaaaaaaaagtgaatcaACGCTAATTTTAGCAGTTTCAGAGGAAATTCGGAAATTAACGTAATATATCGCAACACGATCGGGCTTGCAACGGAAAATACAAAAGGCTCTCAGCTGGAAGAAATGTACGCTGTGTGTGTTTATCGCACAAGATGCATTGGTGAAATTAGACCACAACTTTGTTCTTTATCTATCGTCTTGATAAAAGACGAATTCATATCGGCTATGTCAGTCAAACTTATTCAAAACTCTCTAACGTATTTCTGCATATTTATCGTTAAAACCTGTCATCCTTTTTAAAATACATCAATTACTTAAATGACGTCATGATCAATTTTTACTCATGCAACCAAACATATTGTATATCAAGAGAAATAAACCGAGCTGAAGAAATTGAACTTCGAATTCCAgagttaaataaatttaattaatattcatgaagaaACAGATGGATAAAATTTAAGCAAAATCAGtggtcataatttttttattttttttatttttttggtgtttaGTCTTAATAGTGTTTAACATCCCTCGCGGTATTTATACCCAGCAGAGTGTCATGAATATAATTGACTCGCTTTGGTGAAATGCTAACAAGTTTGTCACCAGATGCTCTGTTTGTTAACAGATGTACGATGGTAAAACCTTAAAAGGGTCTGTGCTAgcttgaaattgaaaactgaTGGGCCTGTCTGTCGGATACGTTTTCAAGAGTGTTCTCCAGTCTTGCGATGATTGCGTTCGACGTATGAAGACGCATTCTGTTCATTTCGTTATTCAGTCCTGCAAATTTTTTGATATCCTTTGGGTCTCGGTCCGAAGTCAGACCATTTCAGCTTTTCGACGCCATCTTGGACTGATTGACACACTTGGCCTCGATCTCATGCGGTTACCCAGACTCTCTTCGGTTTGGATGCCGCGGGAAGTGCAACCATTTGATCAAACGACATACGATGTTGGTAGGCCTAGTTATACAACGGATTTCATTACGCAGAGAAAAAAGTATCCATTCCTAAGCTTCATCAAACGCTCTTTGCTAATCCGGCCATGATTATACTTGGAGTGAAGTTTATGCAGGGTTTGTATGATCTGACAAGAGTGTTTTTACTAATCACAGAAATATCTTCGTGTACACACACGAGTCACACAACACTCCTAAACAAATATGAAGGTGAATTTGGAATATTCTGAAAGTTTTGGAATAATCAGGCAAATAATAAAGGATGtagaagcaaaacaaactgCAAAGCTGAGTAAATTGCTGAGCCTTCAGTCCTTCCACGGAAATTTTATTCCATAGCTCATCTGGTACCCAGATCCTCAGCGCGCGATTGAAATACAGCTTGAACGTGGGCTGAGTGTAGAAGCAAAGCTTTTCTAGACCCGgagaagcttttttttctttggtcgCTTGTTAGTCTTTTtcgggggaggagggggaggggaggaaggAAAGACTGGTTTAAACACGGCGATGACTAACATTGAAAGACCCCTTTCACTTACGGAGAACCTTCACCGTAAAGTAGTTTGTGCTCTATAAAATAACCCATGTCATTCGTAAACATCGTCCATAGAAAGGAGGCATTCATTAACATCTTCTTTCGATTTATTTGGCCCTAACATTTAACTTAATAGACAACACATTAGTAAGACATattgttaaacgataaaaatagaactatatttaatctgaaatattgtaAGGGTTTCCATATATGGGTGTTgggaaaaagaatgaaaatattatattactttGAGCCATTCgatacaaaaattataataagacaggttgattatttcttattccttttggcgatCTCGTCTAAGtacaatttctttcacctttttcttattGCGGTTGTGAATTTGGTACGAAAACAGTTGCTCCGTTTCTACGGTGATCGGTGATTAGTTGTACTATTTTGCGATAAgctatgtttttaattatgtcaattttctaGTTGTAAATCTCTCTGGTAAAAGTTAACCTCGCACAGGAATTCCTGGAAACTCCTGCTTCTTATACTATTAATTACTATcagactggtttttttttggtcaaattctaagtcaaattcacgattccagaatatttcttgaattttaagttaacaccttcaacacctctttttaaaaaaaaggtgacTATGATTGTAAATAGCTTATGCTTTTTCAtctccgcactgaatttgtaattatataacTTATGCGAATAACACGTAGTTTTCTTAAGGGCGGTACCTTAAGTACACCccttcttctccgaattttctgtttactctgTTGTTATATAACAATCTTCTAAGGCTATTTTCTCGTAAACTATCTTTTCAAGCGTAATTTCAATCGTGCCAATaggtttattataatttttatattatcaatcttgtctttgttctggccgatcttaaccgtaaaattaagaaatttaaggtagaagaCGATCTTGTGATTGCGTAAAAATTTCGAAGGTGCATATTTAGTATACAGGAACTGTCGTAGGTACTCTAACGTGATTCGCTGGCTGAAACGGAGCGATCGCGGTGTAAGAAGATTGACAGTTTAGAAGTGTCATCTTtggtgtcacctttataagctgGTGCACAGCATCTTTCAATCACGGAATATAGCAAGGCAGAACAGTGTGGACTTATGTCCAAAGAAATAGGTCATAAAGAAAGTTCAACCGAGTGTTAGAGAGTTATTCTTCTAACAATATTCAATAGTATGTCTGGTGCGTTTACTCTTTATCTCTCGAGCCAGTTTCCTTCCACGTCAGGAAACTGCTATTTTTCTTCTCTGGTCACAGAGTGAAAGATACTCTTCGACTTACgttttcaccctttacacccaaacgtcagtaagcatattctccatactgttctctagacatcTCCTCAGGTGTTGACAGGGAGAATCTgattaccaatcaaaagcttctttagtaggtgatcatttcttttattcttgtgaccctgATGAGTAATTCAgggggtgataatgtaaggagaacttaTATACTAATCACTCtcaagggttaaagggttaaagcaatTGTCCGGGATTGCACAAGTTTTACTTTAAtccgctctgtgattggtccacaaaACTTGCACcactttcttaaccaatcaaactAACGCAAAACCAAAagcaatcacgacttggtcgcccgcgttttcccgcgctttaggcagctTGGCTgtatttactttgagttctcattcgCTCTTCCTTTCTCTTGATTGGCTCTTGCGTCAATAGAAAAGCGCTCTGACGCAAATTAAGCCAACTACCCTCTCATACACTCATCTCAATTTATGGCTGATATTGTTGTGCTTTGAGGTCGGCGGTAACTGTCGACAAAATTGGGCCCCTTCCAAAAAATTACGTCCTACACGTGCTACTTTAAAAGAAACCGCGAAAAACAATGTATCACTGAGAAGCTTATTAACAATAGATTCTGAAAAGATTAGACTTTTTAATACTATTTGTTTTGGTAGGCACGTGTAAGCCTTTCCAGGCGTACCTTACgttcttttaaagattttgtaaaaattttttcgaataaaaagaattctaaaaaaagTGTGAACACTTTGACCAGATTTTTTTGACAGTAACCTTTAAAAGAAACCTTCTTCACCCAAAGGCTGAATTCCTCGCGTGGTTAACAGCTTCTAGAATGAAATACCTAACAAGACCACATGAAACTCCATATCTCCCAAATCTGATCAACATCtgaattctccttacaaaatctaTACTATATCCAGCAAATGTGTGAAGAGAATACACAAACTGATCAGCTAGAGGATATAAAGTTCAcagaacaccaaattctcgtcattatttcaaaaagaaataaatggcCCTTAAAAGTGAGAATTACAAATCAGGTATGGGTAGGTAAGTGTTGCACTGTCTAACGTCTCTTAATAACAAATTTTATTCGTTTCTTTCGACCATAGACTACAAGTTACATTCCAAAGGCGGTCGTTTCTCATCTTCTTTAAAAGGATATGTGCCATCGATTTCATATAACATCCCTAGAGTCGAGGTCAGAGAGCATCCACAACGCGGAGATTGAAAATTGCGAACGCCACGAGGGATAGTGTGCGACTTCCGTATATTATAACTGATCAATTGATCATGTAGTCCTTGTTGCAAAAAGCACAGTTTCCTAAATACAGTGTCAATAACACGTCCCAACACATTATCACAATTAACGAGATCAAGTCTTCTCTCGTGACTAATCTTCACAGCAAGTTTACATAACTTATCTATCGCGAATTTTGATGTTCGTTAGCCACCAGCATTGTCTTGTGGCGAGACATTCAAAAAACTTCCATCATTTCTTCTGGTGAAAACTGCACAAAAGGATCATCTTTCAATAGCTCAGCGGCAGTGGGAcgaatttcttgttttctacaacaacaacaaaatgtaaattaaacgtAAAGCTACTCTACATCGTACCTCGAATCGAGTTAAAATGCAATCCTGTTGGTCAGAAGAACgttcaaattaatttcatggTGAAAATGATGACGATAATTACAATAATGACGATAGTGATAGTAACAATGATCATGATAATAATTACGACAAAGGTAACGATGatgaaatgataataataataataatagttataatgATACTGATAATAATTTATAACAAAGGTAACGataataaaatgatgataataataataaaaaagatgataCTGATAACAATTATAACAAAGGTAACGATgataaaatgatgataatgataataatcataatgat
The sequence above is a segment of the Pocillopora verrucosa isolate sample1 chromosome 13, ASM3666991v2, whole genome shotgun sequence genome. Coding sequences within it:
- the LOC131770811 gene encoding lipopolysaccharide-induced tumor necrosis factor-alpha factor homolog, which gives rise to MADNKPSPYPQQQPPPGAEYPPPAYGGPTQPAYPPPAPPGYPGYAAQPGYPGTATTTTIIHQQPTAVAISAIGFGESPVAMSCPACKQSIVTATTYVTGTLTWLACLGLCVVGCDLGCCLIPFCCDPMKDVIHICPSCGAQVGVFRRM